GATGTCTGAGATGTCTCTGAGATGTCTTTCAGATGTCCCTCAGATGTCTCTGAGATGTCTTTAAGGTGTCTCTGAGATGTCTTTAAGACATCTGAGATGTCTCTCAGATGTCTCCCAGATGTCTTTGCTGCCTCCCGTCCTCTGATTGAACCTGCGATCCTCAAAGCAGCAGTATGGCACAGTACCTGGGGCTACTAACTCTCTCCTCACAGCGACGACCTGGGGAGCAGCCCTTCCCTCCGTGACATATTCATCCCTATTCCTGGGCCCCCCCGTCCCGTGAAGAGGCGACCCCACCCGTCCTCAAACAGACTCGTCTCTCGTCCGGGGCCCCCTGTCCTGCGACCGCACCCCGGCCAGAGGGATGGGTGTGTCTCGGGGGCCCCGGCGGCCCCGGCGGGCGgaggccagcagcagcccccccgcGGCCAGGTGCACCACCCCCGCCGTCCAGCCCAGAAACAGAGCGCTGCCGAACTCCCAGCGCGGGACCAGTGCGGGCAACCCGGGGTCGAAGAAGCGCACCACGGTGAGGTGGGCCACGTGGGACACGGGCAGCAGACCCAGCACCCCCGTGGCCAGGCACAGCGCGCCGCCCACCCTCTTCATCACCCTCTTCACCTCCGGGTCCTCCAGGCGGGGGTCGCAGGCCGTCACGGCGTGGGTCCCGGGGACGGCCAGCAGGGCTCCCAGCAGGCCCGTGCCCAGAGCCACGCACATCAGGATGCGGGCCAGCTTGATGTCGGGGGGCAGCCCCAGCAGGCTGTCGTAGGGGCGGCACTCCTGCACACCGAGGTCCTGCACCACGCACGTCTCCCACAGCCCCAGCTGGTAGCTCTCGCTGGGCAGCAGCTCGGTGGAGAGGGTCAgccaggtggaggtgaaggtggtggcCATGCTGAGCAGCCAGGCCGCGATGGAGAGCAGGGTGCCCAGCAGCTCCAGGAGGCGCGCATCGCTGGGCTTCatcatgaggaggaggaggaggaggagggctcccCTGCCTGTGGTTATCGGTGCGGTCCAGACTCCACTGCCTAGCGCTGCATGGTGGGTCGTCCTGGGAACAGGGTTAGGGTCCAGGGTTGTCGTGGCGATGGCGGATCTCCTCAGGAGGTCGGCGGTCCGGTTTGTGACTCCCTGCTGGTCGACTCtccggggggagtggggagggagagcagggcgaACGAGACCTCGCCTCAGACCgcccagagggagggaggtagggagggagggagggagggagagagagagagagagagagagagagagagagagagagagagagagagagagagagagagagagagagagagagagagagagagagagagagaggggggggggggggggggggggggggggggggggggggggggttggaaacAACAGCATCATTCAGCTGCTTGTCAACAGAgcggtacacacagacacacacaggatgttGTTATATATTCAGACAGGATGTGACCCGGGTTGTGTGGATATTCTTGGTTGTTTCacaggcctgcacacacacacacacacacacacacacacacacacacacacacacacacacacacacacacacacacacacacacacacacacacacacacgcgcatgcacactaTGAAGGCTTTAATAGCTGGTAGATGAACTGCACACTATGAGGCTTTGGTAGATGAACTGCACACTATGAGGCTTTAATAGCTGGTAGATGAACTGCACACTATAAAGGCTTTAATAGCTGCTAGTGTCTTTCTCTGTGCCTCAGCGTTGTCGTTGGACACTATATGTAGCATGGGTACCGTTGCTAGGCATCATAAATAAAGTTATGTTGATtaagagtgggagggagagtgtTAGGACTGTGACTCTTTTATAAACCCTACTAAACCTGACAGGAACAAATGTAAAACGGGAACAAATCTAATACAGATGATTGAATTAATGAAGGAATGATGGTTCCAGACGAAAGCAATCGAGATGAGGACAACGCTGATAACTGTGGACAATGAGACCAATCATTCTTAGAATTAATTTGTTAAAGGGAATAACCACAAACTGTCGTGAGATAGATTAACTCTTCCTATTATAAAGgatggattattattattaatatcatttTTGATATTAAGAAACGTTTCTTATTTATCAAACCGAAAATGTCCTCATTTGACACCAAAATCGTTGGGATTGCAGACAATTAATATAAGTGTGGAGTGAGTTATTATGATACTACCTATTACCTATATTACAAATAATCAAAAGTCAAGGACGTTTTATTGATTGTATTCATGATACAAGTCAAActaaaacattaaataacaCTTAAATAACACAGCTTAACTGCGCTTAACTCAACGCAGTTAAGCTTAAACTCGACGTATTCTCGATGTTGTCTACGTTGACACAGCGGCGTCAGTCCCTAGGTCCACGGTCAGTCCAGAGGGAGCTCGAGAATACGTGTACGTAAAGAGCGTCGAGAACGTAAAGAAACACATTCTCGACGCCTTACTTAAAAAACATGACGCAGCGGCGTCATCTCAGCTCAGCTTCTCAGTGACAGCCCGCGATGCATTGTGGGAGACCTCCCAGCCCCGTGTGTTTATTCCTTCACCTTTAACACGAAATGTGTGTTTAAACACATCTTTGAGCTGAGATGTCCGCTCAGACGCAGAACATTAAGACGTTCACTGATTCATAACTCACTCCGCCACCCCGTGTGACGTGTAACCGAACTATGGAAGCCGCGGAAGGTAAGAAAGcgattctttatttatttagtgtCCAGACGAGCTAGACTGGAGATAAAGTCGAGCATTTCAGTATCTAGTTCCTCCAAGAACGACACTGCAGATGACAGACATCACGATGATTAATAAAATGAGTTTATTATGATGATTTCAATGCTGTCGTATTCATGTGCAGCACCAGCAGCGCAGACTCCAGATCAGCTTCTCCTGATGATGCGATGCGCAGTAGAGACTACTGTCTGTATCAGAGAGGGACGCGCCATCATCTGTATCACAGGCCGTCATACTCTCTCTTCCTACAATAAACAGGTCCTTAACAGGTCCTTAATTAACAGTCCCTCAATAAACAGGCTTCACAACACACAGTGGGGATCTCTCCAGCGCTCTCCATACCTGCCGG
The Gadus morhua chromosome 7, gadMor3.0, whole genome shotgun sequence DNA segment above includes these coding regions:
- the LOC115547763 gene encoding putative claudin-24, whose product is MMKPSDARLLELLGTLLSIAAWLLSMATTFTSTWLTLSTELLPSESYQLGLWETCVVQDLGVQECRPYDSLLGLPPDIKLARILMCVALGTGLLGALLAVPGTHAVTACDPRLEDPEVKRVMKRVGGALCLATGVLGLLPVSHVAHLTVVRFFDPGLPALVPRWEFGSALFLGWTAGVVHLAAGGLLLASARRGRRGPRDTPIPLAGVRSQDRGPRTRDESV